From the genome of Phytohabitans rumicis, one region includes:
- a CDS encoding DUF5005 domain-containing protein: MPYDVPLWTWRAWLRAMLAAAVLLAATIVVSFTSASRAVAAVPAGGMTPAAVTGMFAAYGDAGGHWTGGDSTASVLLPDGRVVWLFSDTFLGTVNADGSRPANTPMVNNTIVVQEDTSLVATLHGGTATAPTALVVPQQAGEFFWVANGLVDNGQLKVLYNRYRLGPGGSLDFVPTGTSLATFTLPALTLDSVVDLPLGSAIVWGSALLTEGGHTYVYGASSGLANLKFGHVARVPVGNLGGTWEFWNGSAWSPEESAASRLLSGVGTNFAVQKVGSEYVLITQENNLVLDRQFVAYTAASPVGPFAGPTVLFSAPEAVPGNDVVVYHARLHQELARSGKLLLSYDVNTLDNADNYADARLYRPRFREIDWPPTQPNPSTLPAAPTGLTATSSTTGTVNLSWNAVAGATEYRVYRRYVTGGQTHFARHSVPVTGTSAQFGELVRGHEYQFTITAANASGESPRPSAATVTPTPPTDIDLIHLANTPESVANKYFVTFKDTPAVQATGVERFAQEITQQYGATLGYLYPLTLNGFSMVVSQEVAITLAAHPDVLDVEQVQTVNIAADGGSQTNPAWGLDRIDQENLPLDRIYRYPNSADGVSIYVVDTGVRATHAQFGGRVAQGYNAFNGGTMTDDCSGHGTGVASLAGGTYLGVARNVRIVPVKVFDCMTRSGDVQAAGIEWVARTATRPAVVNLSLAGIKQARPTKVDRAVLKLLGRGLTVVAAAGNDDGADACNSFPAYLSKTSALITVGGTTENDQRTGSSNQGPCVSIYAPGAAVPAATDQSDTSVAAKTGTSYAAPHVAGAAAMVLAAHPGYGPEQVRAALVDAATPDVLSDVDTSNRLLFIEQVPDQAPTNLVATPNPDGTVGLQWQPVTTPHVEYLVSSRDVTLGQSEFERWADPVDATTAVARDLVEGHTYEFKVAAATSMGVGPESNVASAVAHTAPPGPPTQLTAASNNDGTIALSWVTPGPNVWFNVYQRDITAGETEPTKLPLPVTECCALTAAFLHHGHDYEFTVTATNVGGESPPSNPATARSVYPPPGVPTNLTAVAGDSQVQLTWAAPSPDVWFNVYQRDVTLGETEFTKLPLPVTECCALTATYLANQHTYEFKVTATNVVGESGPSNLVQATPLPPLPAKVTGLTATANNDGSIALSWSAPPGGDFWYDVYQRDVTAGETEFTKLPLPVTQCCALTASYLVHSHVYQFKVGATNGRAGPLSDPAQATAHYSPPPAPTNLRASTAGSKAVHLNWDAGPNLIFWVYIRDVTAGQTTFTKSFTSVNTSAYTWTDLWPTHLYEFKVTAQNPGGEGPASNVVQITAVDVLPNPPTGLSATAGDGQAVLSWTASTTTPVTYTVYQQDTTIGQSWQKLPTPASCCTMTAQFLTNAHTYRFKVVAANTAGESAPTNIVTVKPMPPLPQAPSGLTAAAGDGQVTLSWSASSTPNVWYLVELRAKGSPWRQLQYPVTTCCSYVVNLLDNGTTYDFRVRATNLSGQSTPSNVASARPMPPFPQPPSNLTATAGDGQVTLRWSASSTPNVWYLVELRAKGSPWRQLQYPVTTCCTYTVKLLDNGTTYDFRVRATNLSGESAPSNVATARPMPPLPQSPVNLTATPIRKGSTKGARLIWVPSPTPPVLYNIYVRDPSTGNEWVKLLYPVAATTFDYYPIRPVTTYEFRVTATNISGESGSTNVVAFRVPYDIVVEAKITCTPHYVPIPPVGYEVGWVDIALDAWGIGPEPYTPFTASLLLYSDGQLWSRTDLPSEETRRDGRWWIDTRFKEGLKDHNYDLVVIATSSMGTTWGIAHDECYV, from the coding sequence ATGCCGTATGACGTCCCACTATGGACATGGCGAGCCTGGCTGCGGGCCATGCTCGCCGCGGCTGTCCTGCTTGCCGCGACGATTGTCGTGTCCTTCACGTCTGCGTCGAGGGCGGTGGCGGCTGTTCCGGCGGGTGGCATGACACCGGCGGCTGTCACCGGCATGTTCGCTGCCTATGGCGATGCCGGGGGGCATTGGACCGGCGGTGACAGCACGGCGTCGGTGCTGCTGCCGGACGGGCGCGTCGTGTGGCTGTTCTCCGACACCTTCTTGGGCACGGTGAACGCGGACGGCAGCCGGCCGGCGAACACCCCCATGGTCAACAACACGATCGTGGTCCAGGAGGACACGAGCCTGGTGGCGACCCTGCACGGCGGTACGGCGACCGCACCGACCGCGCTCGTGGTTCCCCAGCAGGCCGGCGAGTTCTTCTGGGTCGCCAACGGTCTGGTGGATAACGGCCAGCTGAAGGTGCTCTACAACCGGTACCGGCTCGGCCCGGGAGGCAGCCTGGATTTCGTGCCTACGGGCACGTCGCTGGCCACGTTCACGCTGCCTGCGCTGACCTTGGACTCGGTTGTCGACCTTCCGCTGGGCAGTGCCATCGTGTGGGGATCGGCGCTGCTGACCGAAGGGGGCCACACCTACGTTTACGGCGCCTCGTCAGGGCTTGCCAATCTCAAGTTCGGCCACGTGGCCCGGGTGCCGGTGGGGAACCTCGGTGGGACGTGGGAGTTTTGGAACGGCTCCGCGTGGTCCCCGGAGGAGTCGGCCGCTTCGCGGTTGCTGAGCGGGGTTGGCACGAACTTCGCGGTCCAGAAGGTGGGCAGCGAGTACGTGCTGATCACGCAGGAGAACAACCTGGTTCTTGATCGGCAGTTCGTCGCGTACACCGCTGCGTCGCCGGTTGGGCCGTTCGCCGGGCCGACCGTCCTGTTCAGCGCGCCCGAGGCGGTGCCCGGCAACGACGTCGTCGTCTACCACGCCCGTCTGCACCAGGAGCTGGCGCGCAGCGGAAAGCTACTGCTCTCGTACGACGTCAACACCCTCGACAACGCCGACAACTACGCCGACGCCCGCTTGTATCGGCCACGGTTCCGGGAGATCGACTGGCCGCCGACGCAGCCGAACCCCAGCACCCTGCCGGCCGCACCGACCGGGCTGACCGCGACCAGCAGCACCACGGGGACCGTGAACCTGTCGTGGAACGCGGTCGCCGGAGCAACGGAGTACCGCGTCTACCGCCGCTATGTGACCGGTGGCCAAACCCACTTCGCTCGCCATTCCGTCCCGGTCACCGGCACGTCGGCACAGTTCGGAGAGTTGGTGCGCGGCCACGAGTACCAGTTCACTATCACCGCCGCCAACGCATCGGGTGAAAGCCCACGACCGAGCGCTGCGACAGTGACGCCTACACCGCCGACTGATATTGATCTGATTCACCTGGCGAATACTCCCGAGTCTGTTGCGAACAAGTACTTCGTCACGTTTAAGGACACGCCCGCTGTCCAGGCGACCGGTGTCGAGCGTTTCGCGCAGGAAATTACTCAGCAATACGGGGCAACGCTGGGCTATCTCTACCCGTTGACGCTCAACGGGTTTTCGATGGTCGTAAGCCAGGAAGTGGCAATCACTCTTGCTGCGCATCCCGACGTGCTCGACGTGGAGCAGGTCCAAACCGTTAATATCGCAGCCGATGGCGGGAGCCAGACGAACCCGGCGTGGGGTCTTGATCGCATCGATCAAGAAAATCTTCCGCTCGACCGGATCTACCGTTACCCCAACAGTGCAGATGGTGTGTCCATCTATGTGGTGGACACCGGAGTCCGGGCCACACATGCGCAGTTTGGCGGCAGAGTTGCTCAAGGCTACAACGCATTCAACGGTGGCACCATGACAGATGACTGTAGCGGGCACGGTACAGGGGTGGCGTCACTCGCTGGAGGCACATACCTCGGAGTGGCAAGGAACGTTCGTATCGTGCCAGTAAAAGTCTTCGATTGCATGACCAGGTCAGGCGACGTCCAGGCGGCGGGTATTGAGTGGGTGGCACGTACAGCCACCCGGCCCGCCGTAGTCAACCTGAGCCTCGCCGGAATAAAACAAGCCCGACCCACCAAGGTGGATCGCGCGGTGTTGAAGCTTCTCGGCCGAGGCCTGACAGTCGTTGCCGCAGCCGGCAACGACGACGGTGCGGATGCGTGCAATTCTTTCCCAGCGTATCTTTCCAAGACCTCAGCCCTGATTACCGTCGGGGGTACGACAGAAAATGATCAACGCACTGGATCCAGCAACCAGGGACCCTGTGTGAGTATCTACGCTCCTGGTGCGGCCGTACCTGCCGCGACCGACCAATCAGATACGAGCGTCGCAGCGAAGACCGGAACCTCGTACGCCGCGCCACACGTCGCCGGGGCGGCAGCCATGGTGCTGGCGGCCCATCCTGGCTACGGACCCGAGCAGGTCCGCGCGGCGCTAGTCGACGCCGCCACACCGGACGTCCTCTCAGACGTCGACACATCGAACCGGCTGCTGTTCATCGAGCAGGTACCAGACCAAGCACCGACGAATCTGGTCGCTACACCCAACCCCGATGGCACCGTCGGCCTGCAGTGGCAACCAGTGACCACTCCGCATGTCGAGTACCTAGTCTCCTCTCGGGACGTCACGCTCGGTCAGAGCGAGTTCGAGCGGTGGGCGGATCCGGTCGACGCCACGACCGCAGTGGCTCGTGACCTGGTGGAAGGCCACACGTACGAGTTCAAGGTGGCGGCCGCTACGAGCATGGGTGTCGGACCGGAGTCGAATGTGGCCTCGGCGGTCGCACACACGGCCCCGCCTGGACCGCCGACGCAGTTGACAGCCGCGTCCAACAACGACGGGACGATCGCGTTGTCGTGGGTAACGCCGGGCCCGAACGTGTGGTTCAACGTGTACCAGCGGGACATCACCGCGGGCGAGACCGAGCCCACCAAGCTGCCGCTGCCGGTGACCGAGTGCTGCGCGTTGACGGCCGCGTTCCTGCACCACGGCCACGACTACGAGTTCACCGTGACCGCCACCAACGTGGGCGGCGAGAGCCCACCATCGAACCCGGCCACGGCACGCTCGGTGTATCCGCCGCCGGGCGTACCCACGAACCTCACGGCCGTCGCGGGTGACTCGCAGGTCCAGTTGACGTGGGCGGCGCCCAGCCCGGACGTGTGGTTCAACGTCTACCAACGGGACGTGACGCTCGGCGAGACCGAGTTCACCAAGCTGCCGCTGCCGGTGACCGAGTGCTGCGCGCTGACCGCGACCTACCTGGCCAACCAACACACGTACGAGTTCAAGGTGACCGCGACCAACGTCGTCGGCGAGTCGGGGCCGTCGAACCTGGTGCAGGCCACGCCGCTGCCGCCGCTGCCCGCAAAGGTGACCGGCCTGACCGCGACCGCGAACAACGACGGCTCGATAGCGTTGTCCTGGTCGGCGCCCCCGGGCGGCGACTTCTGGTACGACGTCTACCAGCGGGACGTCACCGCCGGCGAGACCGAGTTCACCAAGCTGCCGCTACCGGTCACGCAGTGCTGCGCGTTGACCGCCTCCTACCTGGTCCACAGCCACGTCTACCAGTTCAAGGTCGGCGCCACCAACGGCCGAGCCGGGCCGCTGTCCGACCCGGCCCAAGCGACCGCCCACTACAGCCCACCACCCGCACCGACCAACCTGCGCGCGTCGACCGCGGGCAGTAAGGCCGTGCATCTGAACTGGGACGCCGGCCCGAACCTCATCTTCTGGGTGTACATCCGCGACGTCACCGCCGGGCAGACGACCTTCACCAAGTCGTTCACCTCGGTCAACACGAGCGCATACACCTGGACCGACCTGTGGCCCACCCACCTGTACGAGTTCAAGGTCACCGCGCAAAACCCGGGGGGTGAAGGCCCAGCCTCAAACGTCGTCCAAATCACCGCCGTCGACGTGCTACCGAACCCACCAACGGGGCTGTCCGCCACCGCTGGAGACGGCCAGGCCGTGCTGTCCTGGACAGCCAGCACCACCACCCCGGTGACCTACACCGTCTACCAGCAAGACACCACGATCGGGCAGTCCTGGCAGAAGCTGCCCACCCCGGCCTCCTGCTGCACCATGACCGCCCAGTTCCTGACCAACGCACACACCTACCGGTTCAAAGTGGTGGCCGCCAACACGGCGGGTGAAAGCGCACCCACCAACATCGTCACCGTCAAGCCGATGCCGCCGCTCCCGCAGGCGCCGTCCGGGCTGACCGCGGCCGCCGGGGACGGCCAGGTCACCCTCAGTTGGTCGGCGTCCAGTACCCCGAACGTGTGGTACCTGGTCGAGCTGCGGGCCAAGGGAAGCCCCTGGCGACAACTGCAATACCCGGTCACCACGTGCTGCTCCTACGTGGTGAACCTGCTGGACAACGGCACCACGTACGACTTCCGGGTACGAGCAACAAACCTGTCCGGCCAGAGCACACCCTCCAATGTGGCCAGCGCACGACCGATGCCACCGTTCCCGCAGCCACCCTCCAACTTGACCGCGACCGCCGGGGACGGCCAGGTGACCCTCAGATGGTCGGCGTCCAGTACCCCGAACGTGTGGTACCTGGTCGAGTTGCGGGCCAAGGGAAGCCCCTGGCGACAACTGCAATACCCGGTCACCACCTGCTGCACCTACACCGTCAAGCTGCTGGACAACGGCACGACGTACGACTTCCGGGTACGGGCCACCAACCTGTCCGGGGAAAGCGCACCCTCCAATGTGGCAACGGCTCGACCGATGCCGCCGCTACCACAATCACCTGTCAACCTGACCGCCACGCCAATCAGAAAGGGATCCACTAAGGGTGCGCGTTTGATCTGGGTGCCCAGCCCGACACCCCCGGTCCTCTACAACATCTATGTGCGCGACCCGTCGACGGGAAATGAATGGGTCAAGCTGCTCTATCCGGTGGCAGCAACCACTTTCGACTACTATCCTATTCGACCGGTTACCACATACGAGTTCCGGGTTACAGCAACCAATATCTCAGGCGAGAGTGGATCAACAAATGTTGTCGCGTTCCGTGTCCCATATGACATAGTCGTCGAAGCCAAGATCACCTGCACGCCACACTACGTCCCAATCCCTCCTGTCGGTTACGAGGTTGGCTGGGTTGACATTGCACTTGATGCTTGGGGTATAGGTCCCGAGCCGTATACCCCATTTACAGCCAGCTTGCTCCTCTACTCGGATGGCCAACTGTGGAGCCGAACGGACCTTCCCTCCGAGGAGACAAGAAGGGACGGTCGCTGGTGGATCGACACTCGCTTCAAGGAGGGTTTGAAGGATCACAACTATGACCTTGTAGTAATAGCGACCAGTTCCATGGGCACGACCTGGGGGATAGCACACGATGAATGCTATGTCTAA
- a CDS encoding cyclic nucleotide-binding domain-containing protein, translating into MLAENGVDRSVLDGERCDNAVAAQLLAYARDSSQTAGVVVWADPDDPGLAGTLTGYRGLPDVLVREGERHRDFFVVLAGTVAIFEGYSTAEERLVKVHGPGRFLDELGLLTGPRAARPSPNSTSSSSAPARPGSPPPSTAPRKD; encoded by the coding sequence GTGCTCGCCGAGAACGGCGTGGATCGCAGCGTCCTCGACGGCGAGCGTTGCGACAACGCCGTAGCCGCCCAATTGCTGGCGTACGCCCGCGACTCGTCGCAGACCGCCGGGGTCGTGGTGTGGGCCGACCCGGACGATCCCGGGCTCGCCGGCACCCTCACCGGCTACCGTGGGCTGCCCGATGTGCTGGTCCGGGAAGGCGAACGGCACCGGGACTTCTTCGTCGTCCTGGCCGGCACAGTCGCGATCTTCGAGGGGTACAGCACCGCCGAGGAGCGGCTGGTCAAGGTCCACGGCCCGGGCCGGTTCCTCGACGAGCTGGGCCTGCTCACCGGCCCACGCGCGGCCCGCCCGAGTCCGAACTCGACCTCGTCATCGTCGGCGCCGGCCCGGCCGGGCTCGCCGCCGCCGTCTACGGCGCCTCGGAAGGACTGA
- a CDS encoding NAD-dependent epimerase/dehydratase family protein, producing the protein MSLHIVVGANHSATATARLLAESGDRIRMLSRRGGGPEHPLIERITADASDAAVLTELAQGAATLINCASPAYNRLPIETPPLAAALLAAAEYSGARYLNLSNIYGYGPVAGPITENLPLSPTTIKGRVRARMWHDAITLHEQGRIRYAEVRPGDFIGPGSVSMFNLMVAPAVLAGQPVHIPADLDAPHSWAYPGDVARLLVALSRDERTWGQAWHVPSISDGSVREVAVRFAEVTGSPVPDLVNMSPLDLHNLALADPILGEVPEMQYLYQRPAVLDASLATRTFDLKPTLLDDVLIETANALKGSA; encoded by the coding sequence ATGTCACTTCACATTGTCGTGGGAGCCAACCACTCCGCCACGGCCACCGCTCGCCTGCTCGCCGAGTCCGGTGACCGCATTCGGATGCTCAGCCGACGTGGCGGCGGGCCGGAGCATCCGCTGATCGAACGGATCACCGCGGACGCCAGCGACGCCGCTGTCCTCACCGAGTTGGCGCAGGGCGCGGCCACGCTCATCAACTGCGCTTCGCCCGCCTACAACCGGCTGCCGATCGAGACTCCGCCGCTCGCTGCCGCGCTGCTGGCCGCCGCCGAATACAGCGGCGCGCGTTACCTCAACCTGAGCAACATATACGGGTACGGTCCCGTCGCCGGTCCGATCACCGAGAACCTTCCCCTATCGCCGACCACCATCAAGGGTCGGGTCCGGGCGCGGATGTGGCACGACGCCATCACCCTCCACGAACAGGGACGGATCCGGTACGCCGAGGTGCGACCGGGCGACTTCATCGGCCCTGGATCGGTGTCGATGTTCAACCTGATGGTCGCGCCAGCCGTGCTGGCCGGCCAACCGGTCCACATTCCGGCGGATCTGGACGCGCCGCACAGTTGGGCCTATCCCGGTGACGTCGCCCGCCTGCTTGTCGCGCTCAGTCGGGACGAGCGGACCTGGGGACAAGCGTGGCATGTGCCGTCCATTTCCGACGGCTCGGTGCGCGAGGTGGCGGTTCGGTTCGCGGAAGTGACGGGCTCCCCCGTCCCCGACCTGGTCAACATGTCACCGCTCGATCTACACAACCTGGCCCTCGCCGATCCGATCCTTGGGGAAGTTCCGGAGATGCAGTATCTCTACCAGCGGCCCGCCGTTCTGGACGCTTCGCTGGCCACGCGGACTTTCGACCTCAAGCCGACTCTCCTGGACGACGTCCTCATCGAAACCGCCAACGCACTGAAGGGCTCAGCGTGA
- a CDS encoding ANTAR domain-containing protein — protein MFAPAAASAGAGAVFALPLHVGAVRVGVLDLYRARPGGLDGDQLADGLLLADIACALVLDAVQHERPHPDGRRPEPASLAYPQVHQATGMVTVQLGVSAAVALVRLRAYAYAHDRRLHDVATDVVARRLRFHPKPDGDRGGR, from the coding sequence ATGTTCGCGCCCGCGGCAGCATCCGCCGGCGCGGGTGCGGTGTTCGCGCTGCCGCTGCACGTCGGCGCGGTCCGGGTCGGTGTCCTGGACCTTTACCGCGCGCGGCCCGGTGGCCTGGACGGTGACCAGCTCGCCGACGGGCTGCTGTTGGCTGACATCGCCTGCGCGCTGGTGCTGGACGCGGTGCAGCACGAGCGGCCGCACCCGGACGGGCGCCGGCCGGAGCCGGCCTCCCTCGCGTATCCGCAGGTGCACCAGGCCACCGGGATGGTCACCGTGCAGCTGGGGGTGAGCGCGGCGGTGGCGCTGGTCCGGCTGCGCGCCTACGCGTACGCCCACGACCGGCGGCTGCATGACGTCGCCACGGACGTGGTCGCCCGACGCCTGCGATTCCACCCCAAACCTGACGGAGACCGTGGTGGCCGTTGA
- a CDS encoding GAF and ANTAR domain-containing protein has translation MAEVQLADMFVEMADTLVDDFDVIDFLHGLTERCVQLLGVSAAGLLLTDQRDALHVVAASSERTRLLELFQLQTDQGPCVDCFRTGQPVSVADLTTAGRWPRFTAAAAEVGFAAVHAVPMRLRAEVIGALNLFDTAPGPLDEGKLRIGQALADVATIGLLQQRAIHRRDTLTEQLETALRSRVLIEQAKGVLAERLHLDMAEAFTLLRGSARSRNLRLSDLAQAVVAGTERIPLATATGLPR, from the coding sequence ATGGCCGAGGTCCAGCTAGCCGACATGTTTGTGGAGATGGCCGATACCCTCGTCGACGATTTCGACGTGATCGACTTCCTGCACGGGTTGACCGAGCGGTGTGTGCAGCTGTTGGGCGTGTCGGCGGCCGGCCTGCTGTTGACCGACCAGCGGGACGCGTTGCACGTGGTGGCCGCCTCCTCCGAACGGACCCGGCTGCTGGAGCTGTTCCAGCTGCAAACCGACCAGGGCCCGTGCGTGGACTGCTTCCGCACCGGCCAACCCGTGTCGGTCGCTGACCTGACCACGGCGGGCCGCTGGCCTAGATTCACCGCCGCCGCCGCTGAGGTCGGTTTCGCCGCGGTTCATGCGGTGCCGATGCGGCTGCGCGCGGAGGTGATCGGCGCGTTGAACCTGTTCGACACCGCTCCGGGCCCGCTGGACGAGGGCAAGCTGCGGATCGGTCAGGCCCTGGCCGACGTGGCCACCATCGGACTGCTGCAGCAACGCGCCATCCATCGCCGCGACACCCTGACCGAACAGTTGGAGACCGCGCTGCGCAGCCGGGTCCTGATCGAGCAGGCTAAGGGTGTCCTGGCCGAACGGCTCCACCTGGACATGGCCGAAGCGTTCACGCTGCTGCGTGGCAGTGCCCGCAGCCGCAACCTGCGCCTGTCCGACCTCGCCCAGGCCGTGGTAGCCGGAACCGAACGGATCCCGCTGGCCACGGCCACCGGCCTGCCCCGCTGA
- a CDS encoding AraC family transcriptional regulator translates to MDLLSDTLSAMRTGQPYAGRTTCQAPWGVLFPDGDAAACHVVLQGSCWLIPQRGAPLALGVGDVVFTPHGDAHAIVDQPGSPTMEYQPQRGDESPIRQMTIPGPGATTEMLCASYSFDRVRPHPLLHGLPPVVHLPTRVGQHPALRAAVDLLGNELREPRAGTEAVLPALIDMLLLYVLRAWLEEQSGHGATGWATALHDPAISVALHRVHRHPERPWTVEDLAKEAGLSRAAFAKRFAAVVGQPPLTYLTWWRMTTAARLLRQSDVALSTIAERCGYGSEFAFAKAFKREFGTAPGRYRRTPLG, encoded by the coding sequence ATGGACCTGCTCAGCGACACGCTCTCCGCCATGCGCACCGGGCAGCCGTACGCGGGGCGCACCACGTGCCAGGCGCCCTGGGGCGTGCTCTTCCCCGACGGAGACGCAGCGGCTTGTCATGTGGTTCTGCAAGGCTCGTGCTGGCTCATCCCCCAGCGCGGTGCCCCGCTGGCGCTCGGCGTCGGTGACGTGGTGTTCACCCCGCATGGAGACGCGCACGCGATCGTCGACCAGCCGGGCAGCCCGACGATGGAGTATCAACCGCAGCGCGGCGATGAATCACCCATCAGGCAGATGACCATCCCCGGCCCGGGCGCCACGACGGAGATGCTGTGCGCCTCCTACAGCTTCGACCGAGTTCGCCCGCATCCGCTGCTGCACGGCCTGCCCCCGGTCGTCCACCTACCCACACGGGTCGGGCAGCACCCCGCCCTCCGCGCGGCCGTCGACCTGCTGGGCAACGAACTGCGAGAACCCCGCGCCGGTACGGAGGCCGTTCTGCCCGCGCTCATCGACATGCTGCTCCTCTACGTCCTGCGGGCGTGGCTGGAAGAGCAATCCGGCCACGGCGCGACCGGCTGGGCCACGGCGCTGCACGACCCGGCGATCTCCGTGGCGCTGCATCGCGTCCACCGCCACCCCGAGCGCCCATGGACCGTCGAAGACCTCGCGAAGGAGGCGGGACTTTCCCGCGCCGCCTTCGCCAAGCGGTTCGCCGCCGTGGTCGGGCAGCCGCCGCTGACCTACCTGACATGGTGGCGGATGACGACCGCGGCGCGACTGCTGCGCCAGTCCGACGTCGCGTTGAGCACCATCGCTGAACGCTGTGGCTACGGGTCGGAGTTCGCGTTCGCCAAAGCGTTCAAACGCGAGTTCGGCACCGCTCCGGGCCGGTACCGGCGCACCCCCCTGGGCTAA
- a CDS encoding NAD(P)/FAD-dependent oxidoreductase, with product MVGAGPAGLAAAVYGASEGLTTVVLDAIGTGGQASTSARIENYLGFPAGISGAELADRAVIQAEKFGATITVPAAATGLEQRDGCHAVRIEDGTELRTRTVVIATGARYRRLDVPRLDEFEGTSVYYAATIVEARLCLRQPVVVVGGGNSAGQAAVYLAQHAAAVRLLIRHDDLGRDMSRYLVDQIERDPRVEVLRHTAVREMVGRDGQLEAVIAEDTHTGIRHTLDASLLFVFIGAQPCTGWLAGRLALDDHGYVHTGPAAAPAPPGDRQSDLLETSRPGVFAVGDVRSGSIKRVASAVGEGATAVRLAHEHLARTGRSRAADRSTA from the coding sequence ATCGTCGGCGCCGGCCCGGCCGGGCTCGCCGCCGCCGTCTACGGCGCCTCGGAAGGACTGACGACCGTGGTGCTCGACGCCATCGGCACCGGCGGGCAGGCCAGCACCTCCGCACGCATCGAGAACTACCTCGGCTTCCCGGCCGGGATCTCCGGCGCGGAGCTCGCCGACCGGGCCGTCATCCAGGCCGAGAAGTTCGGCGCCACCATCACCGTGCCCGCCGCGGCGACCGGCCTGGAGCAGCGGGACGGCTGCCACGCAGTACGGATCGAGGACGGCACAGAGCTCCGCACCCGCACCGTGGTGATCGCCACCGGTGCCCGCTACCGCAGGCTCGACGTACCGCGGCTGGACGAGTTCGAGGGCACCAGCGTCTACTACGCCGCCACGATCGTGGAGGCCCGCCTCTGTCTGCGGCAGCCGGTGGTCGTCGTGGGCGGTGGCAACTCCGCCGGCCAGGCCGCCGTCTACCTGGCCCAGCACGCGGCCGCCGTACGGCTGCTGATCCGCCACGACGACCTGGGCCGCGACATGTCCCGCTACCTGGTCGACCAGATCGAGCGCGACCCCCGCGTCGAGGTGCTGCGGCACACCGCGGTACGCGAGATGGTGGGCCGCGACGGGCAGCTCGAAGCGGTCATCGCGGAGGACACCCACACCGGCATTCGCCACACGCTCGACGCCAGCCTGCTCTTCGTATTCATCGGAGCCCAGCCGTGTACCGGCTGGCTCGCCGGGCGCCTCGCGCTCGACGACCACGGCTACGTCCACACCGGACCGGCAGCCGCGCCGGCCCCGCCCGGCGACCGCCAGTCCGACCTCCTGGAGACCAGCCGCCCCGGCGTCTTCGCCGTGGGCGACGTGCGCAGCGGATCCATCAAGCGGGTCGCATCCGCGGTAGGCGAGGGAGCCACGGCGGTCCGCCTCGCCCACGAACACCTCGCCAGGACCGGCCGCTCCCGGGCCGCTGACCGTTCGACGGCCTGA